TAAAATGTGTAGTTTTAAAGGGGTGGGGGGCGAGGGGGTAGGGTGATCTGCTTCTTTTGGGCTTTCATTCAAAGTGTCTTAGACTTTATgcgtctctctgtgtgtgtgtgtgtaatacagtgTCCCTGGATTACCCTGTTCACAACTGATCATTGTCAGAAAACCAGAAAGCCAAAAAGTGCAACTTACATCAATGAAACAGGCAAACTTTATGtaagtaagagagagagagaagcactACATGTGTGGGAAATTTTGTCAGCCTACGGGGTGCACGGTCTTCACGCTCGTATCAAACTGCGGAAGCTGCGACGCTCATGGAAGCAATCACGTTAAACTAAACCGACACGCTAACTGTTTGCTCTCTGGTCTGGCAGCACTGACAGCACACGGAAGAGGATCATGCTGATGGTCTAACAGGCAAAATATGGGTTATGATTTTTGATGGAAACGAGTCGGCTTGACAGTTTCGGAAGGATCGGACCCAGACGGAGGCAGCGAACATACTTTGAGCGCAGCTGCGTCCCGCCCCTCCGGGGAGACGCTCGTCCAGCTGCGCAGGTCCCAAGCCCTGCTGGGGGGAGGTGCTCTGGCCTCTCGCCTTTCGGCACCCGGAGCAATTGAGGAGAGGATATCCTCAATCAGGGCTGTGCAGTGCGTGGTGAACAACCTCGCTGAAAGAAACACGGAGCGAGCGCTGAGCCGGGGCACGCTAACAACCTCAGGGACCCGCCACGGCTCGGAACAGCCCTCCAGTGCGGAACGGCGCCCCGCGGGGTCACAGCTAGGCGGCCATTCTATGCCGAGGCCTTCTCACAGACCTCATGCAGCAGCTTCTCCTGAAGGAGGAATCGACTCCTCTCTTTTTTACCCACAAATGATGTTGTCCCCGAGACACGGTCTGTTTCTTATGCTCATCAGAGAACAGGGGCGTCGCATCCATGTGCGGCACATGAGTCGCGCACCATCTTAACTTCATATGCTGTGTTACTCATAATAAGCTTGTCTGACCTCCAGATGCCAGAAACACCTGGACGCCACCGTGACCAAACTCTTACACGTTTGAAAAACAGCGCAAATGAATTCTGGCTTTGTGTAGAAAATGCCGTCCCAAGCGAGGCTATTGAACACAAGCAGACGAGTGTGCTGAACAGGGCATGAATCAAAAGTGTGATGATTTTCTTTTCCAGGGTGCCTGCAGAGTTTGGGTGCACTTTGGAATTAACCACAGCTTTTCAGGGTCTTACAGTGAGCCTgctgtaaaaaggaaaaaaacaaacacatcattAGTTTTGTGAAAATTATCAGCCGCCTCTTAGTGGCACTGCCGTTGTGATTGGAACGGTACATTTTAAGGAGGTTACGCAGCACTTAGAAAAAGCAGTGTCATAAATAAGTCCGTAAATATATTTCCCTTCCTGTGCAGTTTGGAAAATTGAATCCAGTTGGTTACATTGTTGCCGTGTTTTCAGAAGCATCTCACGTCCCGGTTCAGGGACCTCCAGGATGTCGAGGTCGCGTCTTGTGCTCTATCTTCATTCTCTGCAAAGTCCTCGGTTCCCCTGATGCAGGCATTGTGAGTCCCAGCTGGCCTGGTCCAGCACCTCACTCTTCCCCTCTGAATGTGTTCAGCCCCCTATAAATAACCGTATAGCAAATCCTTTTGTTTTCTAGGCTGACCGATGCACACTGTGACACTTGGAGGAGACAATGAAGAGGTGCTGCTGcatgaaaaacaacaggaagTGCCGTCTTCTCAGGTAGTCAAGTCTGGGTGTAGCTCCTCATGTGCAATTTATGTGATCTGTCAAGaggattttattttaagaatttatATATAGAACATTAATTCAACTTACTGGCTTGATTAACTGGTTAAAATAAAGAaactttcagtgatttaaaatgctTGACAAATCCCTGACAACACATATTTGATCTTCGCACACCTTCATTTTGCAGAAACCACTGTTTCTATGAAGGTTCTTCCACATAATTGATTTTGCAGATGGTCTTTAATCAGTTTCATCACCTGAGTCTTTACTGAAATGTATAAACATCATGTATATTCGAGATAGGAGCCTCAAGATAAAGATGAAGTGAATTAGGTGATGAacttaattaatttaaagatgCTCTGTCAAATCAATTCCAAagagatgataataataataataataataataataataataataataataataataataatataatagttACTGTTACTAACACAAGATGACACAGCTCTTTCTACTAAGCAGCCAGGGAAGAAGCAGGGCTTGAACTGGAGTCATACAGAAAAAGCTTTCTACATTGTACACTGACAAGTCcttaaaagaataaatcagCACACAAAGTCACAAGAGAAGCAACCTGTAGTGAATGGTGGCGATGAGGACTTCACAGCTCAGAGGGTATCAGGTTTGAACACTCATGGCATGTAGGGAGGCTGTACTCGAGGATGTGTGAAAGTGCTTCTTCATTAAGGCATGACAAGGAGATGATGGTAGACTAAGAAGGGGCAGGCTGCTAGAATGGACTGATGGGTGGTGGAAGGCGCAAGGGTGGGTATTGAAATGTCTACAGGACTGGTGTTTCACAGCAGTTAAATCATCTTGCAGTAAGGGAAAAGCCTGTACTTATACACTATGCAACACAGTTAGAGCACATGAGGAGGAATACACTGAAAACAGATTTAGGGATCTTCTTCAATGGGTCTGTATGACCGCCCTTGTTAACTACTGTAAGAGTTGGTATTTCAGGAGAATGTCAGTGTAGTggattagtgctgctgcctttggccccaaaggccacaggtttgaatcccacctgcagttGTACTATCTTAATGTAAGGTTCTTGCCCTAAATTGCACAagtgtagaaatgggtaaataaatgtagataattcaacattttaagttgatttggagaaaagcgtcaggtaaatgagtTACATCATGTACTTGTATAGATTTTCATTTCCTAGTACACTGACAAGGGCGGCTGGTGGCGTTGTGgctggagcggctgcctttggctccggaGGTTGCCGTTTCAAtctctgcctctggctgtagtgcccttgagcaaggtgtttgcactgcaattgctccagtaccttcgccTGGCTGTGTGTCTGGGTAGCTAGTTGTGgctctgtgatggaccggtgtcccgtccagggtgtgaccTCACTACATCTtcgtctccgggataggctccagcatgccttgggacaagcggctatTGAAGTTGGCTGGTTAGTgaaaagggggagcagggatgcagtgggtttggctgcggcatgctctgcggtgggtctggggtttgagcagactggcattctgtccaagatgtgccccccccagccccatgctctgtgttgccaggctaggctccagtttgccacagaGCCGTGCTCGGGACATggggttgtagacattgtgatTGTGTGTGGTTGGTCAGTATACTGACTACGTCTTCATGTTGTCGTGAGCAATCAGTTATCACAACAGAAACTCCAGAAAACCACATGTTAGGAAATAGTCAAACTCTTTAGACTGAACTCAGTTTTCACTTTAATAAGGAGTGACACTTCTTGCTCCTCTCGCTTTCTCTGAGTTCACGCCAGCTAATGCAAACAACACGTAATCGCGCAGCGCCATCTAGTGTCGCCTTCCACACACAGGTTGATTATCACTTACACCTTCCATCATATAGCAACGAattctaattattttaaattggaaaaaaatatttagaacgTGTTTAAAGCACATGTGACGTATATCTGTAATAGACAATAATTAGAGTAGACATTTGCGCTTACAATTAtagttcttttttaaattgtaaaaggGGTTCCTCtagggagcggtggcgcagtgggttagaccgggtcttATTCTCCggtgggtttagggttcgagtcccgcttggggtgccttgcgatagactagcatcccgtgctgggtgtgtcctttcaccctgtgttgctaggttaggctccggcgaCCCAGTATCGGACAGCGATTTCAGGTTGTGTATTTCctgtaaatttcatttatacACGATACGTCTGAATTCGCTAGAGGAAGTCATAAGTCCGTGTTTGAACCAATCGTTGTTGACTTCGCCATACAGAGAAACAAAACGAAGTATtcctgcataaaaaaaaaacttacagcgtttttttaaatgcaagaaTTTCCGCTTCCGGTTAGTGTTCTTCTTCCGGTGGTGGTCGGTCTCCTTCGCGGCCATATTGCCTGTAACAGAGGAGGTGTTGCTTATACCGGCGAAAGGGAGTGAAGTACCTAGTGGCCGTGCTAAATAGTGAACTGGAAGAGAGGAGAACTTATATTCAGGAGGTATGGCTGGTGGGTCTTTGCTAGAGGTTTACGATTGGTTTAATTtactataaatatttataaaaagcaGTTGTGTAATGAATGATTTTTATTATGATGTGATGAGCAGTGACTCCGGCGGCGTACAGACACACAGCGTCCATGTCAACCGCCTCGCTCACAAAATGATAGTGAGTAGTAACTGTATCATTAGTCTTTTCGCCTTTTCAGACGCCTTCggcgtatttatttatttttaaatatatttaaaagttgGCTGGGGATGACGAGTAATCAACTTGACGTCGTAGGTAGATAATAACCAAACAGTTCTGAATACAACAGTTAATGTGTTTCGGACACTGCAGGGAATTTGGTTAATTTTGAGTGAAATTTAAAAGGAGcaactgtttaaatgtattccGTTAGAGAGCCAGTGGCATTTAAATTAGTGAGGCAGTGAGTGACATGTTTGCGACTTGTTTAAACGGACATGTGGACAGCAGCAGGTCTCTGAAAGCTGTACTGCCGCTATAATCATGTGTACTGAATGTGTAAAAACACGCTGGACGTCGTGCAGTTTCGGCGCGCGAGTGTACAGGAACGTCACCGCGCGCATGTTCGATCCCTCACGCTGACGTTTTAGCTAATGAAACGACGCAGATCGCAACACGTCACCGGCATTACGCGACTTCCGTTTCTTTCCGGCTGCAAAGTTACTGATGGAGCGATTGACGGGTCGCGTCCCTGCCTGGCGGACCTGTGACCTAAGGAGACTTCACAGAACTTATTGAGGAAAGAACCACAACGTGGTCGATTAAGAAATGCTGCATATCTTGACTCATAAAATGCGTAGGAGTAattatgtaattttcttttggGGCAATACGGTCCGCTTGAGTTAGATGGACTAGTGTGGTAACTATATTTTGCACCTGTTATTGCATTTGCTGCCACTTGTTCTTTCTTTGCAGTTGTACACGAGGCACACGCTTGCACCCCCCTGGTCCCCAGAGCAGCTCCCTTCCTCGTGCCTTCCCTCGCCTGACGGACGGTGTTAGAGCTCTGCTCCCTTTCCTGACAAGAGAAGACTTCGCCGTTCCGAGCCCCAACCACCCGTCCAGGCTGTTCGGACATGTCAGGACCCGTACCGAGTCGGGCCAGGGTCTACACAGATGTAAATACGCATCGGCCCCGGGAGTACTGGGACTACGAGTCCCATGTGGTCGAATGGGGGTAAGTGCTGTGGGCTGCGTTGTGGTCCACTATGATCTTTTTAGCGGGAGAAAACGATGCTCTTATTGAGTGTGGTGCGGTTTTTAGGTCAGCAAACTGGGCCCGTGACCTGTCCCAACCCTCTTCGACAAGAAGGAAGAAATAAACTCGATGAAAGTTGTCTTTGAAAAATATCTTTCAAAGCTTGACCTCACTTTGCAAATAAGAATTCTTACGTGGCAAGCTGATCCCTCACTGCTGAGCATTTTGTAGCTCTTTATGGCAGTCGTTTCCCTGCTGTAAGCATCTGAGACATTTTGTTTATGAAGTGAACCTTCATGGGCTTAACTCCTACCCCTTTTCTACTCACCTGCAAGTCTTGTTGAAACTGACAGCAGAGTTGTGGAGAAAGTTTATTACTTTTCATAGAGCTTTTGATTTCAGCTTATAGTCCTCTTCACTTTTACTGTGaagaaagtgaataaatagaggTCGCATCAGTTAACAGGTTGGACACAAGCCACTGTGGCATTCCGATTTTGAGGATGACTGTGTTGTACATTGTCACTATttcctcagtgtgtgttttacaaagTTAACTTTTTCATACTGTATCAGGTCTTGATTAGATTTTTAGGGGAGTATTTAAGGATGTCAGTTCAAGAATAGCAGCATTTTTCCTCCGTTTAACTTGTTATATGTGATGTATGACTTATGCAGCTATATTAACACTTAAGTGTTTTCCTTTCCAGAAATCAAGACGACTACCAACTGGTGCGGAAGTTAGGACGTGGCAAATACAGTGAAGTTTTTGAAGCAATAAACATCACCAATAATGAGAAAGTAGTGGTAAAAATACTTAAGGTAAGGTTTTGTGGAAATGTTTGTACTCAAACTAAATTGCTGTAACATGGCTCCAGCTATTGTGTTACTTACTTTTTGAGCAAAAGTTGTAAGAtaaatttttcctgtttaatgcATTTGAGGAAAATGCTATAAGGAATTCTAAGGGCTGCAATTCTAAGGTGGCAAATTTTTACTCAAATGGCAAAATTGATCAGCATGCTTTACATTGAGGAATATGTTGAAGTGGGCATAGATGTTTTGTGGCAAACTTGTAACAGTTCAGCACTTGTTTAATTTTACTTCACAGCCtgttaagaagaagaaaatcaaGCGTGAGATTAAGATCCTAGAGAACCTTCGTGGGGGTCCCAATTTAATCACACTTATAGACATTGTTAAAGACCCTGTGGTAAGTTTCCTTACAGAAGCAGAGGTATTCATTTGAAAGTGTGTACATAGACGAGTTTTATatttctcctttcctctctttATAGTCTCGGACCCCGGCCTTGGTTTTTGAGCATGTCAACAACACAGATTTCAAGGTAACAAACTTCTCTGGACTCGATCTGCCTTAGCCGCAAAATTTACTGCAGCCCCTATGAAATTATGTACAGCTTGTGCCCCCAATTTCATGTCCTTTACAATCCTCTCAAATCTTTGATACTGCATGTGTTCTTTATAGTGTCTAAAATTGAATGGGAGTATAAAGATATCATGcaagacattttgtttttagtggAAATTTATGAGATGACATTCTTGCCTGCCCTGAAAGCTTGGTTTCATATCAGTTCCCTAAACCATTTGGTGCTTTTTAGCTCaagttgtgtttttgtctttttttgagcAACTGTCTCAAGTCCCAATTCAAATATACCACCACTGGGATAAACCAACTGTCATACCTGTTCTGAGATAAGGTTGCTTTGTGTTCATCCATGCAGGGTAACAgtagtgaaaattaaattattttgttgtggaaaacTAGAAAGGTTTTAAATGACACCAAATCAGTACATgaaatgtatttgaatttttatgtaatttacaGCAACTCTACCAGACCCTCACAGACTTTGATATAAGGTTCTACATGTATGAGATCCTTAAGGTAGGAGCCAATTTGAATTTTGCATATCTGCTCCCAAGGgtcttttctgttctttgttcCCTTGCCTTATTGTATGTTACCCCTTGCCCTTCGTGTACTTTCTGTAGGCTTTGGATTACTGCCACAGCATGGGGATCATGCACAGAGATGTCAAACCACATAATGTGATGATCGATCATGAACACAGAAAGGTCATTTTTCTCTCACAACTGCACCTTCTCTACTGTTCCTGCACTGCTGTTCCTGATTGCATGTTGAGGGTCTACACTGCTGTTCTGTGACACAAGTAATGCCTCCTTCACATTTGCAGCTGCGACTTATCGACTGGGGTCTGGCTGAGTTCtaccacccaggacaggagtaCAACGTCAGGGTGGCTTCACGCTATTTCAAAGGCCCAGAGCTGCTGGTGGACTACCAGGTAGGTTGTATTCAACGTTAATAGCCGCAAGAAGTTGGTAGACTACATTGACAAGGTTGATCTCAGCATGGGTACAAGACACTGGGAGTAGAACATTTCTGAGGGAGACTCACTGTAAGGACACTTGTTTGTCCTACTGTAGTAATAAAACTTCTTatgaactttttatttttttaatgttacatcAGGGTGATTGATTAATAGCAGAAAAAACCAGAGTGTTAGTGTGGGTGTGTCTACAGATTTTTCCTATTCTCAGTAtagttttaaatgttaaattggAAGGTGAATAACTTTACTGGTAGTGGCTGTTGCACATGTTTAAGCTCATCAATGTATTTACACATCACTAAAATGGTATTCCTACTACATGCCCAGTTCTGTGCTGATACCATCTCAGTGGTTACTCACTGGgtctctcccccctcccccttttcaAAGCTCAAGCAAAAGCCTGTTGACCTGTGTGAATGAACTAGACATCAATTCAGTGGCATTGCTTGTTTTGACATTTCTCTGAAAGTAACGGTCTAGgatttcctgttttttaaagATTTGATGCTGCCTTACATTTGGTGCTTTTATGAGTAGTGCTCAATAAATGGTTTTATTaatagtgttttttgtttttctttgaagatGTATGACTACAGTTTGGATATGTGGAGTCTTGGATGCATGTTGGCCAGCATGATTTTCAGGAAGGAGCCTTTCTTCCATGGCCATGATAACTATGATCAGGTGGGCAGTTTAAACGTTCTTTTTTCAGATCACTCTTGATGAAACCAGACATCAGGAAGCTATTTTTATAcctctccattttttttttttcttttttctttttcaagttGATACTTCAGATATCAGTAAACTTAGGCACTTATGAAAGATTAATGTCTTAGGTATTGCTAAATGAATTTTCAGCAAGAAAAAGCATGATTTTGGGTCGTGTATTAAGAGGCCTGATTTACGGCCTCCACGACTGAGTGTGGGCAACCCTGCTTTGTATTGGTAATTACTCTCCATGTGTCTGGTATACTGGAGCATACTCATCACAATTCATGTTAATGGTAGATGTTAAAAGGGATTTTTTCTGAAACTTTCACAACGATTTGATCTCAATCAGCagtattaatgttatttatcaaatgtttttctgcttttgctcCCCAGCTGGTGAGGATAGCGAAGGTCCTGGGCACTGATGACCTTTACGATTACATTGACAAGTACAACATTGAACTGGAACCTCGGTTCAACGACATTTTGGGAAGGTGAATGTTTGGTTACAACCCCCTGACACATGGGTTAAGGGGTCTAGGAATCAAGGTAGTACTTTCTTAAGTATTTCTTATCCCAGCATCCATTACTTCATATTTAGAAAGGGCACGTAAACGGGTAACTTGTCCTTTATCGGTCTCTCAAAGTGTCCGAGCCCCTGCTGTACATACAGGGAGATAGACCATTTCATATAGAACTATGTTCTTACTGTTCTG
The window above is part of the Scleropages formosus chromosome 19, fSclFor1.1, whole genome shotgun sequence genome. Proteins encoded here:
- the LOC108939430 gene encoding casein kinase II subunit alpha isoform X2, producing MSGPVPSRARVYTDVNTHRPREYWDYESHVVEWGNQDDYQLVRKLGRGKYSEVFEAINITNNEKVVVKILKPVKKKKIKREIKILENLRGGPNLITLIDIVKDPVSRTPALVFEHVNNTDFKQLYQTLTDFDIRFYMYEILKALDYCHSMGIMHRDVKPHNVMIDHEHRKLRLIDWGLAEFYHPGQEYNVRVASRYFKGPELLVDYQMYDYSLDMWSLGCMLASMIFRKEPFFHGHDNYDQLVRIAKVLGTDDLYDYIDKYNIELEPRFNDILGRHSRKRWERFVHSENQHLVSSEALDFLDKLLRYDHQSRLTAREAMEHPYFHPVVKDQPRAGGTASVTGSNTPVSSSSMSGISTMPASSPLGPLAGSPAISSTGTLGTPVAATAGASQ
- the LOC108939430 gene encoding casein kinase II subunit alpha isoform X1, with product MSGPVPSRARVYTDVNTHRPREYWDYESHVVEWGNQDDYQLVRKLGRGKYSEVFEAINITNNEKVVVKILKPVKKKKIKREIKILENLRGGPNLITLIDIVKDPVSRTPALVFEHVNNTDFKQLYQTLTDFDIRFYMYEILKALDYCHSMGIMHRDVKPHNVMIDHEHRKLRLIDWGLAEFYHPGQEYNVRVASRYFKGPELLVDYQMYDYSLDMWSLGCMLASMIFRKEPFFHGHDNYDQLVRIAKVLGTDDLYDYIDKYNIELEPRFNDILGRHSRKRWERFVHSENQHLVSSEALDFLDKLLRYDHQSRLTAREAMEHPYFHPVVKDQPRAGGTASVTGSNTPVSSSSMSGGPGISTMPASSPLGPLAGSPAISSTGTLGTPVAATAGASQ